CCAGCTTCATATCCACAAGGAAAACGAGATCCTGTATCCGCTGGCGCTCTCGGTCATTACGGGGGACGATGCCTGGAACCGGCTGAATGCGGCGGCTGATGCCATCGGACCTTGCCCGTTCTGACCGTAAGAACGTATAAAGCCGGAGATGGCCAGTGTGGACACCATACGCGAGTCGCTCCGGGAGGTTCTCGACCCTGAACTGGGGATCAACGTCGTTGATCTGGGGCTCGTTTTTGATGTCCGGCTGAACGATCTTGCCGTCGAGGTGGATCTGGGGATGACCTCTCCCACCTGTCCTCTGGGCCCCGTCCTGAAGAGCAATGCCGAAACGGCCGTACGAAAGGCAATGCCGGAC
Above is a window of Deltaproteobacteria bacterium DNA encoding:
- a CDS encoding metal-sulfur cluster assembly factor; protein product: MDTIRESLREVLDPELGINVVDLGLVFDVRLNDLAVEVDLGMTSPTCPLGPVLKSNAETAVRKAMPDGARVTVNLRSDLTWEPSRMSPEAKSRLGWK